A genome region from Anastrepha obliqua isolate idAnaObli1 chromosome 4, idAnaObli1_1.0, whole genome shotgun sequence includes the following:
- the LOC129245010 gene encoding TM2 domain-containing protein CG10795 — MVVMERISVLILIIFSVQITQQVDYDCNDLLMGQYLCPDPTKKQIDPKTQQFYGCTKENKARVWCVAVDGINCTETGNNTFTRELPCKWTNGYHLDTTLLLSVFLGMFGVDRFYLGYPGIGLIKFCTLGGMFLGQLVDIVLIATQVVGPADGSAYVIPYYGAGVTIVRSDNSTYRLPRDDW; from the exons ATGGTAGTAATGGAACGCATTAGTGTACTAATATTAATCATATTTAGTGTTCAAATAACACAGCAAGTTGATTATGATTGCAACGATTTGTTAATGGGACAATATCTTTGTCCGGATccaaccaaaaaacaaattgatcCCAAAACACAACAGTTTTACGGCTGCACAAAGGAAAACAAAGCTCGTG TGTGGTGTGTAGCTGTCGATGGTATCAACTGCACGGAAACTGGTAACAATACTTTCACTCGGGAATTACCCTGCAAGTGGAC TAACGGATATCATCTTGATACCACTTTGCTGCTTTCCGTTTTTCTGGGAATGTTTGGCGTCGACCGCTTCTACTTAGGTTATCCTGGCATTGGTTTGATAAAGTTCTGCACACTTGGCGGCATGTTCCTCGGCCAACTTGTTGATATTGTACTCATAGCTACACAAGTTGTTGGACCGGCCGATGGCTCAGCATACGTTATACCCTACTATGGCGCGGGCGTAACAATTGTGCGTAGTGATAACTCAACATATCGGTTGCCACGGGATGACTGGTGA
- the LOC129246264 gene encoding selenocysteine-specific elongation factor gives MIINLNIGLLGHVDSGKTTLARALSTISSTAAFDKNPQSQERGISLDLGFSAVMVEPATSLKCVAPEVEQVQFTFVDCPGHASLIRTIIGGAQIIDLMLLLVDAQKGIQTQTAECIVIGELLRRKLIIVVNKIDLLEESTRAAQLQKLNAKLRKTLEQTTFDPGSSIFNVSALERINVKELLEHIVEQIKIPNRNREAPFVMYSDHCFSIKGQGTICTGTVMQGSIAVNDVIEIPSVKEQRKVKSIQMFHRPVQSAAMGDRVGICVPQFNAKTMERGILTQPGYLHNVYAACVRLNRIRFYKFAIRSKSKLHITIGHDTVMANITLFKSINNKAVEEFDLNNEYEFIEELEPATSVQEEEVTFALLEFQTPILADPNATLIAAKLDLDGQSNCCRLAFWGRMSWYTYSNKYVLDELPKFKVFKRKLKQGFIQRLVNDNEAIVENLFSKQGNRDMYVGKIVELSTGEKGHIESTFGQKSKVKVHFPNGLKVETLNELKGGRFSSCKVLLKFKKYIFNKQMTLVQ, from the exons atgATTATTAACTTAAATATTGGCCTGCTAGGTCACGTTGATTCAGGTAAGACAACATTAGCACGTGCATTGAGTACCATCTCTAGTACTGCTGCTTTTGATAAAAACCCACAATCGCAAGAGCGGGGAATCTCGCTCGATTTGGGGTTTAGCGCTGTAATGGTCGAACCAGCCACAAGTCTGAAATGTGTTGCTCCTGAAGTGGAACAAGTGCAGTTCACGTTTGTAGATTGCCCTGGACACGCAAGCCTTATTCGTACGATCATTGGCG GTGCACAAATTATTGATTTAATGTTGCTGCTTGTCGATGCACAAAAGGGAATACAAACGCAAACTGCTGAATGTATAGTTATTGGCGAGCTTTTACGGCGTAAATTAATAATAGTTGTGaacaaaatcgatttattggagGAATCTACGCGCGCTGCAcagttacaaaaattaaatgcaaaactgAGAAAGACACTGGAACAGACAACATTTGATCCTGGAAGCAGCATATTCAATGTGTCCGCTTTGGAGAGGATCAATGTCAAG GAACTTCTGGAACATATTgttgaacaaattaaaataccTAATCGCAATAGAGAGGCACCATTCGTAATGTACTCTGATCACTGCTTTTCTATAAAAGGGCAAGGGACCATTTGCACGGGTACTGTAATGCAAGGCTCCATTGCCGTCAACGATGTTATCGAAATACCTTCTGTAAAGGAACAACGCAAAGTTAAATCTATACAAATGTTTCACCGACCAGTGCAATCTGCAGCGATGGGGGATCGAGTAGGTATTTGCGTGCCACAATTTAATGCGAAGACAATGGAGCGTGGCATACTAACACAACCAGGATATTTGCACAATGTTTACGCGGCATGTGTTCGTTTAAATCGAATCCGGTTTTACAAATTCGCTATACGTTCCAAGAGCAAACTGCACATAACAATTGGACACGATACAGTTATGGCGAACATTACTTTGTTTAAGAGTATTAATAACAAAGCAGTTGAAGAATTCGACTTGAATAATGAATACGAATTTATTGAAGAGCTAGAACCAGCAACCAGTGTTCAGGAGGAAGAGGTTACTTTTGCTTTACTTGAATTTCAGACACCCATACTTGCTGATCCTAATGCAACGTTAATTGCAGCCAAATTGGATTTGGATGGGCAAAGCAATTGTTGTCGCTTGGCATTTTGGGGTCGTATGAGTTGGTATACATATTCCAACAAATACGTTTTAGATGAGTTGCCGAAATTCAAAGTGTTCAAGCGAAAATTAAAGCAGGGTTTCATTCAACGGCTGGTGAATGATAATGAAGcgattgttgaaaatttattcagtAAACAGGGTAACCGAGATATGTATGTAGGGAAGATAGTGGAATTATCGACAGGCGAAAAAGGACACATCGAAAGCACCTTTGGACAAAAGTCCAAGGTGAAAGTGCATTTTCCGAACGGCCTGAAAGTGGAAACATTGAATGAGTTGAAAGGCGGTCGCTTTAGTAGTTGTAAAGTTTtgcttaagtttaaaaaatatattttcaacaaGCAAATGACTCTTGTAcaataa
- the LOC129246265 gene encoding probable N-acetyltransferase san, with translation MTRSNIELGDVTPHNIKQLKKLNAVVFPVSYNEKFYIDVLEAGELAKLVYYNDIVVGAVCCRSHTSENQRRLYIMTLGCLSSYRRLGIGTVMFQHILNYAEKDGNFDSIFLHVQINNEGAIAFYKKFGFEIVETKEHYYKRIEPADAYVLQKTLRNTNSNTSGGNSIHNHSNGHLDKKDKKA, from the exons ATGACGAG GTCAAATATCGAGTTGGGCGATGTAACGCCACACAATATCAAGCAACTGAAAAAGCTCAACGCTGTTGTGTTTCCAGTCTCGTACAACGAAAAATTCTATATTGACGTCCTAGAAGCAGGTGAATTGGCAAAACTAGTGTACTACAATGATATCGTAGTGGGCGCTGTATGCTGCCGCAGTCACACTTCGGAGAATCAACGGCGCCTCTATATTATGACTTTAGGCTGTTTATCGTCGTATCGACGGCTTGGAATCGGTACTGTGATGTTCCAACATATTCTCAACTATGCCGAAAAAGACGGCAATTTCGACAGCATTTTCCT GCACGTGCAAATCAATAACGAGGGTGCTATAGCGTTCTACAAGAAATTTGGTTTCGAAATTGTGGAAACCAAGGAACATTATTACAAACGAATTGAACCTGCGGACGCATATGTATTGCAAAAAACATTGCGAAATACAAATAGTAATACCAGCGGTGGGAATAGTATTCACAATCACAGTAACGGGCATTTGGACAAAAAAGATAAGAAAGCATAA